A DNA window from Eikenella exigua contains the following coding sequences:
- the ung gene encoding uracil-DNA glycosylase, translated as MQTWHEVIGAEKQQPYFQHIIHSVHREREAGQIVYPPAADVFNAFRTTEFGRVRVVILGQDPYHGANQAHGLAFSVREGVAVPPSLVNIYKELAQDIPSFQIPKHGYLQSWAEQGVLLLNTVLTVRAGQAHSHAALGWETFTDHVIAVLNEGREHLVFMLWGSHAQKKGAIINRARHLVLTAPHPSPLSAHRGFFGCRHFSQANAYLQQHGLPPIDWQI; from the coding sequence ATGCAAACTTGGCACGAAGTCATCGGCGCGGAAAAACAGCAGCCCTATTTCCAACACATCATTCACAGCGTGCACCGCGAGCGCGAAGCCGGGCAGATTGTGTACCCGCCCGCCGCCGATGTGTTCAACGCCTTCCGCACCACCGAGTTTGGCCGGGTGCGCGTGGTTATCCTCGGGCAAGACCCGTACCACGGTGCCAACCAAGCGCACGGGCTGGCATTTTCTGTGCGCGAAGGCGTGGCCGTGCCGCCATCCCTGGTAAATATTTACAAAGAGTTGGCACAAGATATCCCCAGCTTTCAAATTCCCAAACACGGCTATCTGCAAAGCTGGGCAGAGCAGGGTGTGCTGCTGCTCAACACCGTGCTCACTGTGCGTGCCGGCCAAGCTCATTCCCACGCCGCGCTGGGCTGGGAAACCTTCACCGACCACGTGATTGCCGTGCTCAACGAAGGACGCGAACACTTGGTATTCATGCTGTGGGGCAGCCATGCCCAGAAAAAAGGCGCCATTATCAACCGCGCCCGCCATCTGGTGCTCACCGCGCCGCACCCCTCGCCGCTCTCCGCCCACCGCGGCTTCTTCGGCTGCCGCCATTTCTCACAGGCCAATGCCTATTTGCAACAGCACGGTCTGCCGCCGATTGATTGGCAAATCTGA
- a CDS encoding energy-coupling factor ABC transporter permease → MLCLMLFAAALRPALAAWRAHRQAAWVGLLIMALCWSLRAAPASRMLGSLSYPLLGIGLLALMVGIPAAFCLAVLLLLPYIWLWQGVGDLSVAGLTVLAGIVPPLVGVALARQIVQRLPRNLFIYIFLNGFFAAAAGILLSAATNGVLLYLAGTFPTTILLDSVLPVFFLIAWSEAFLTGLLSAIFIALKPHLITTFPMSTTCAKMRGKSGNRPLQRLPENWFFRHNTACSASRFSGLLF, encoded by the coding sequence GTGCTGTGCTTGATGCTGTTTGCCGCCGCCCTGCGCCCGGCTTTGGCAGCATGGCGGGCACACCGCCAGGCGGCATGGGTTGGGCTGTTGATCATGGCGCTGTGCTGGAGCCTGCGCGCCGCACCGGCCAGCAGGATGCTGGGCAGTTTGAGCTACCCCTTGCTGGGTATCGGCCTACTGGCCTTGATGGTGGGCATCCCGGCAGCATTCTGCCTGGCCGTATTGCTGCTGTTGCCCTATATCTGGCTGTGGCAAGGCGTGGGCGATTTAAGTGTGGCGGGGCTAACGGTTTTGGCCGGCATTGTGCCGCCGCTGGTCGGCGTAGCGCTGGCGCGGCAAATCGTGCAGCGGCTACCGCGCAACCTGTTTATCTACATCTTCCTCAACGGCTTTTTCGCCGCCGCGGCCGGCATCCTACTCAGCGCGGCCACAAATGGAGTGTTGCTGTATCTGGCCGGAACTTTTCCCACCACCATCCTGCTGGATTCCGTACTGCCGGTGTTCTTTCTGATTGCCTGGAGTGAAGCCTTCCTTACCGGCCTGCTGTCTGCTATCTTCATCGCCCTCAAGCCGCATCTGATCACCACCTTTCCAATGTCGACTACCTGCGCCAAAATGCGCGGCAAATCTGGAAATAGGCCGTTGCAAAGGCTACCTGAAAACTGGTTTTTCAGGCACAATACGGCCTGTTCGGCATCTCGCTTTTCCGGCCTTTTATTTTAA
- a CDS encoding DEAD/DEAH box helicase, whose product MNNPFTNLGLSAEITAALTDQGYEQPTAIQTAAIPKVLAGHDLLAAAQTGTGKTAAFMLPSLERLRRYATTSTSPAMHPVRMLVLTPTRELADQIDQNTAAYIKNLPLRHTVLFGGMNMDKQTADLRAGCEIVVATVGRLLDHVQQKNIRLDKVEIVVLDEADRMLDMGFIDDIRRIMQLLPKQRQTLLFSATFSPPIRKLAQDLMYQPEQVQTAPQNTTSASVEQHIIAIDTAQKRNLLERLIVDLHINQVIVFCKTKQSVDQVARDLKRRGLSVAPIHGDKSQQTRLETLNAFKAGELRVLVATDVAARGLDIVELPFVINYEMPTQAEDYVHRIGRTGRAGAEGVAISLMDEDEQKMFEAIKELIGKELPVERIEGFEPRWWQHQQEGSRPAAEHSSRETRESRETRHSRRGRNSDSRSKSFSHSSYFDSPAQECGRIPGRSRRSRPVCALVQPNYGVDS is encoded by the coding sequence ATGAACAACCCCTTTACCAATCTCGGCCTCAGCGCTGAAATCACCGCTGCACTGACCGACCAGGGCTACGAGCAGCCCACCGCCATCCAAACCGCCGCCATCCCCAAAGTGCTGGCCGGTCACGATCTGCTGGCCGCCGCCCAAACCGGCACCGGCAAAACTGCAGCCTTCATGCTGCCCAGCCTGGAACGCCTGCGCCGCTATGCCACCACCAGCACCTCGCCCGCCATGCATCCGGTGCGCATGCTGGTACTCACCCCTACCCGCGAACTGGCCGATCAAATCGACCAAAACACCGCCGCCTACATCAAAAACCTGCCGCTGCGCCACACAGTGCTGTTCGGCGGCATGAATATGGACAAACAAACTGCCGACCTGCGCGCCGGCTGCGAAATCGTGGTGGCCACCGTGGGGCGCCTACTGGATCACGTACAGCAAAAAAATATCCGGCTGGATAAAGTGGAAATCGTGGTGCTCGACGAAGCCGACCGCATGCTCGACATGGGCTTCATCGACGACATCCGCCGCATCATGCAGCTGCTGCCCAAACAGCGTCAAACCCTGCTGTTTTCCGCCACATTCTCCCCTCCCATCCGCAAGCTGGCGCAAGATCTCATGTACCAGCCGGAACAGGTGCAAACTGCCCCGCAAAATACCACCAGCGCCAGCGTTGAACAGCACATCATCGCCATCGACACCGCACAAAAGCGCAATCTGCTGGAGCGGCTAATTGTGGATTTGCACATCAACCAGGTAATCGTGTTCTGCAAAACCAAGCAGAGCGTTGATCAGGTAGCCCGCGATCTGAAACGGCGCGGTCTCAGCGTGGCGCCGATTCACGGCGACAAATCACAGCAAACCCGCTTGGAAACGCTCAACGCCTTCAAAGCCGGCGAACTGCGCGTGTTGGTAGCCACCGACGTGGCTGCACGCGGGCTGGACATTGTCGAGCTGCCATTTGTCATCAACTACGAAATGCCTACCCAGGCCGAAGATTATGTGCACCGCATCGGCCGCACCGGCCGCGCCGGCGCCGAGGGCGTGGCCATCTCGCTGATGGATGAAGACGAACAGAAAATGTTTGAAGCCATTAAAGAACTCATTGGCAAAGAACTGCCGGTGGAACGGATTGAGGGCTTCGAGCCGCGCTGGTGGCAACATCAGCAGGAAGGCAGCCGCCCCGCCGCCGAGCACTCCTCGCGCGAAACACGTGAGTCGCGTGAAACACGCCACAGCCGACGAGGCCGCAACTCAGACAGCCGCAGCAAATCCTTCTCACACAGCAGCTACTTCGACAGCCCCGCACAGGAATGCGGCCGCATCCCCGGCCGCAGCCGCCGCAGCCGCCCTGTGTGCGCATTGGTACAACCAAACTACGGTGTTGATAGTTGA
- the dnaB gene encoding replicative DNA helicase — translation MNIQDQSNESLALPPHSIEAEQSVLGGLMVDSSAWDRIAGTISEEDFYRYEHRLIFHAISHLAERNRPADTITVEEVLQREEVLEEAGGFGYLVDLAQNTASAINISRYAEIVRSRSIMRQLAQAGTEIARNAYNPQGKDVKQMLDEAEAKIFKIAESTSRVQHEFLEMPAMLKEAVAKIDKAYSRENKDDVTGIPTGFIDLDKKIAGLHGGDLIIVAGRPAMGKTAFSLNIAENVAISTHLPVAIFSMEMGGVQLVMRMLGSVGRLDQSLLKTGQLQDEHWSKLNDALYKLSDAPIFIDETPALNSLEVRARVRRLARRKGKLGLVVIDYLQLMNGTGHNNNNRAAELGEISRSLKSLARELDIPIIALSQLSRTVESRTDKRPMMSDLRESGAIEQDADLIMFMYRDEYYHPDTDKKGMAECIIGKHRNGPTGKIPLVFTGEFSKFDNAVHTGHTYFTEE, via the coding sequence ATGAATATTCAAGACCAAAGCAACGAAAGCCTCGCCCTACCACCACACTCCATAGAAGCCGAACAGTCGGTATTGGGCGGACTGATGGTGGATTCCTCCGCCTGGGACCGCATTGCCGGCACCATCTCGGAAGAAGACTTCTACCGCTACGAACACCGCCTAATTTTCCACGCCATTTCCCACCTGGCTGAACGCAACCGCCCCGCCGACACCATCACCGTGGAAGAAGTATTGCAGCGTGAAGAAGTGTTGGAGGAAGCCGGCGGCTTTGGCTATCTGGTAGATTTAGCACAAAATACTGCCTCTGCCATCAACATCTCCCGCTATGCCGAAATCGTACGTAGCCGCTCCATCATGCGCCAACTGGCACAAGCTGGCACAGAGATTGCTAGGAATGCTTACAATCCGCAAGGCAAGGACGTCAAACAAATGTTAGACGAGGCAGAAGCCAAAATCTTTAAAATCGCGGAAAGCACCAGCAGAGTGCAACACGAGTTCTTAGAGATGCCTGCCATGCTGAAAGAAGCAGTCGCCAAAATCGACAAGGCTTACTCGAGGGAAAATAAAGACGATGTAACTGGCATTCCAACCGGATTCATTGATCTAGATAAAAAAATAGCTGGTTTGCACGGCGGCGATCTCATCATCGTCGCTGGGAGACCAGCAATGGGGAAAACCGCTTTTTCATTGAATATCGCGGAAAACGTCGCTATCAGTACGCACCTGCCCGTTGCCATCTTCTCGATGGAAATGGGCGGTGTGCAGCTGGTAATGCGTATGCTTGGTTCGGTTGGGAGGCTGGATCAGAGCTTACTCAAAACCGGTCAATTGCAAGACGAACATTGGAGCAAGCTCAATGACGCTCTGTACAAACTGTCAGACGCTCCCATCTTTATCGACGAAACTCCCGCCTTAAATTCGTTGGAAGTCCGTGCCCGCGTACGCCGACTGGCTAGAAGAAAAGGCAAATTAGGGCTGGTGGTTATCGACTACTTACAGCTGATGAACGGCACCGGCCACAATAACAATAACCGTGCAGCAGAATTGGGAGAAATTTCTCGTTCACTTAAGTCACTGGCCAGAGAATTGGATATTCCAATTATCGCCCTCTCGCAGCTATCGCGTACTGTTGAATCCCGCACCGACAAACGCCCCATGATGTCCGACCTGCGCGAATCCGGTGCCATCGAGCAGGATGCCGACCTGATTATGTTTATGTATCGTGATGAATACTACCACCCCGATACCGACAAAAAAGGCATGGCCGAATGCATCATCGGCAAGCACCGTAACGGTCCCACCGGCAAAATCCCGCTGGTGTTTACCGGTGAATTCAGCAAATTTGACAATGCTGTACATACTGGGCATACTTACTTCACTGAAGAATAA
- a CDS encoding GspH/FimT family pseudopilin: protein MKTQQHIQGFTLIELMITLTLIGIMATLAMPSMSDFISNQRIAGHIDRVVTTFRFARTEAVRRNAPVLICGGIKLKSDAKPDNGCDKGGSSLLAFVDSNKDDDYQSSITNPNSDIDLRSVLIDQGNVNITYLDIGFNKLSTSNTKYRFIFLPNGSFGTGIKSGSSVPYTYASHYIRISASDGKRVRMALIAPSGRVVSCNTSMTPAVFDRIQAADYKNFCALS, encoded by the coding sequence ATGAAAACACAACAACATATCCAGGGTTTTACCTTGATAGAACTAATGATTACCCTAACCCTTATTGGGATTATGGCCACGCTCGCCATGCCAAGCATGAGTGATTTTATTTCAAATCAAAGAATTGCTGGGCATATTGACCGTGTTGTTACCACTTTTAGATTTGCCAGAACAGAAGCTGTTCGGCGTAACGCACCCGTGCTTATATGCGGAGGAATTAAGTTAAAGTCTGACGCAAAACCTGATAATGGCTGTGATAAGGGAGGTAGCTCCCTATTGGCATTTGTTGATAGCAACAAAGATGACGACTATCAAAGTAGTATCACCAATCCTAACAGCGATATTGATTTACGCTCTGTCTTGATCGATCAAGGCAATGTCAATATCACTTATTTGGATATTGGTTTTAATAAGCTATCTACTTCAAACACTAAATACCGGTTTATATTCTTACCCAATGGTTCTTTTGGTACTGGAATAAAAAGCGGATCCAGTGTACCTTACACCTATGCCTCGCACTACATTAGAATTTCAGCCAGTGATGGCAAACGAGTACGGATGGCTCTCATTGCACCTAGTGGAAGGGTTGTCTCGTGCAATACATCCATGACGCCTGCTGTATTTGATAGGATTCAGGCAGCTGATTACAAAAACTTCTGTGCTCTCTCATAA
- a CDS encoding PilW family protein encodes MRKKQLSPISPLLPQNTEYGFTLIEFMVASSLALVVLLAIGITYGTTSRMKRTSENRLAAQQDLRNVSELVLRDAQMAGAFGCFNMGNLVPKELPTSPGSSDGFQSPAKFQLKLGDPNYNGISTMSNTDASAAFSRHNFIPKPGSKVLVFTYGLHPTPLDSTGTKTTGASEELRSVVRAGGHVALSSCSRMYIDKHRSNNIKINSNEVDVSDFGTGPRTSNSNNSAVFYIPQTTLSQVYSAAYVVGRINGVNDTDALYRFTLDKNGQWSNPQLMAANIQSMQYSAIYSGCDDTSTKVTFSENRDQLKSTANITRVSTLPTIIEVQLRLNNSPSTYGVVNQYLIRANVRGGNICANLF; translated from the coding sequence ATGAGGAAAAAACAACTTTCTCCAATTTCCCCCCTTCTTCCACAGAACACAGAGTATGGTTTTACTCTAATTGAATTCATGGTGGCCAGCTCGCTTGCCTTGGTTGTATTGCTGGCTATTGGTATTACTTACGGCACCACCAGCAGAATGAAAAGAACATCAGAAAACCGCCTAGCCGCACAACAAGATTTACGCAACGTATCAGAGTTAGTCTTACGTGATGCTCAAATGGCAGGTGCCTTCGGTTGTTTTAACATGGGTAACTTAGTCCCAAAAGAACTCCCCACTTCTCCTGGCTCAAGTGATGGTTTTCAATCTCCTGCTAAATTTCAACTTAAATTGGGTGACCCAAATTATAACGGCATTAGCACCATGAGCAATACTGATGCAAGCGCCGCATTTTCTCGCCATAACTTTATTCCCAAACCGGGATCAAAAGTTCTCGTTTTTACGTACGGGTTACATCCCACTCCTCTTGATAGCACAGGAACAAAAACAACTGGTGCTTCTGAAGAGTTAAGATCTGTGGTGCGAGCAGGCGGACATGTTGCTTTATCTTCTTGTTCACGAATGTATATTGATAAACACAGAAGCAACAACATTAAAATTAACAGCAATGAAGTAGATGTATCTGATTTTGGTACAGGCCCGCGTACATCAAACTCAAATAATAGTGCTGTTTTTTATATCCCACAAACTACACTATCTCAGGTATATAGTGCTGCCTACGTTGTTGGTCGTATAAATGGGGTTAATGACACCGATGCTCTTTACCGTTTTACCTTAGATAAAAATGGGCAGTGGAGTAACCCTCAGTTAATGGCTGCAAATATACAGAGCATGCAATATTCTGCCATATATTCTGGCTGTGACGATACTAGTACTAAGGTTACTTTTTCCGAAAATAGAGACCAGCTAAAATCAACAGCAAATATTACGCGTGTATCCACCTTACCCACCATTATTGAGGTACAATTACGGCTTAATAATAGCCCATCAACTTACGGTGTCGTGAATCAATATTTAATTCGTGCAAACGTCCGTGGAGGTAATATATGTGCCAACCTATTCTAA
- a CDS encoding pilus assembly PilX family protein, producing the protein MCQPILKQKGYTLFVVLIMMLVIAIVVIASIQSTNTEMRISSNEADRKFALSLAEQALRSGESRILEVGNAEFDKQETSNSCSNGICGGKASESTPVWKRSDDSVDLNTNGKGRYCISGNSNKNNACYMVERLGGTHQDQNASKSIFRVTARAWGANSNTVVTLQSYVEYISS; encoded by the coding sequence ATGTGCCAACCTATTCTAAAACAAAAAGGTTACACTTTATTTGTTGTTCTAATCATGATGCTGGTAATTGCAATAGTTGTAATTGCTAGTATACAATCTACTAATACTGAAATGCGTATCAGCTCAAACGAAGCGGATCGGAAGTTTGCTCTCTCACTAGCCGAACAAGCTTTACGTAGTGGTGAATCTCGTATTTTAGAAGTGGGGAATGCCGAATTTGATAAACAGGAAACTTCTAATAGTTGCTCAAATGGAATTTGTGGTGGTAAAGCATCTGAGTCCACGCCAGTATGGAAACGTTCGGATGATAGTGTAGATCTGAATACCAACGGGAAAGGTAGGTACTGTATTTCTGGGAATAGTAATAAAAATAATGCTTGTTATATGGTTGAGCGTTTGGGTGGCACTCATCAGGATCAAAATGCATCGAAAAGTATTTTCCGGGTTACAGCTAGAGCATGGGGCGCAAACTCTAACACAGTTGTGACTTTGCAATCTTATGTAGAGTACATCAGCTCATAA
- a CDS encoding type IV pilin protein, with protein MKAQTGFTLLELLTVVAIIAILTIIALPSYQAYVERTDLAVAKNELLDIAAQMRQNKILNNGNYSTAGLASLINSKNSNPTGKYTFTSGFGSGSSINSYYVYLQPRPSNYRKSLYITASGTIYECKTVNEAQSKSSSCTMINK; from the coding sequence ATGAAAGCCCAAACTGGATTTACCCTCCTAGAGCTATTAACAGTGGTTGCAATTATTGCTATATTGACAATCATTGCCCTGCCTTCCTATCAAGCTTATGTTGAACGAACTGATTTAGCAGTTGCAAAAAATGAGTTATTAGATATTGCAGCGCAAATGCGACAAAATAAAATACTCAATAATGGTAACTACTCTACTGCTGGGCTAGCTAGCTTGATTAACTCTAAAAATAGCAACCCCACAGGCAAATATACGTTTACTTCAGGGTTTGGGAGTGGTTCATCTATTAACAGTTACTATGTATACCTCCAACCTAGACCTAGCAACTACAGAAAGTCCCTTTACATTACAGCATCTGGTACTATCTACGAATGCAAAACTGTAAATGAGGCACAAAGCAAATCATCTTCTTGTACAATGATTAACAAATAG
- the pheT gene encoding phenylalanine--tRNA ligase subunit beta yields MQFSYSWLKTQADTELSADKLEHLLTMSGLEVEEAETAASAFTGVVIAEVKSVEKHPDADRLNVTQVDAGTGELVQIVCGAPNVKAGIKVPCSLPGAVLPGNFKIKPTKMRGVVSNGMLCSAKELGLPENGVDGLLVLPQDAPVGANIREYLDLDDTVFTLKITPNRADCLSIKGIAREVSALTGCAFKQPEIHAAPITGSRKQPVQIDAPADCGRFISRVIENVNARAATPDWMKQRLERSGVRSISALVDIGNYVMLEIGQPMHVFDADKLSGSLHIRRACESEMLECLNEKTVSLSENTLVVADEKGALSLAGLMGGAASAVSDDTQNIVLEAAWFAPEIIAGKSRQYGFGSDSSFRFERGVDYRLQADAIERATELVLQICGGEAGEMVEALGRLPENKQVELRLGRLKTVLGVDIPAEQVETILQHLGLQPEKTAEGFRVTAPSFRFDIEIEADLIEEIGRVYGYENIPDDYTSGRLKMLALPETRRPRFAVYNEMAARGYREVVSYAFVDEQWELDFAANANPIRLQNPLAAQYAVMRSTLIGGLVEILQNNLNRKQNRVRVFEIARVFSKGSDGLFVQNERIGGLWYGAVMPEQWGEKTRNADFYDIKADVENLLKNKAVEFVKTEHSALHPGRAANIVSDDQVIGFVGELHPKWLQKYDLPQAPLVFEIDMAAVLEREKTRYQAVSKFQPVRRDLAFVMPETTTFEQLQAALRGVQSDLIREITLFDVYRGVGLPENMKSMAVKVILQDTERTLTDDMVEEIVQRLIAAAETVGAQLR; encoded by the coding sequence ATGCAATTCTCCTACTCATGGCTGAAAACCCAAGCCGATACCGAACTTTCCGCCGATAAGCTGGAACATTTGTTAACCATGTCCGGCTTGGAAGTGGAAGAGGCCGAGACTGCCGCGTCTGCGTTTACGGGCGTGGTGATTGCCGAAGTGAAATCCGTTGAAAAACATCCTGATGCCGACCGTTTGAACGTTACCCAAGTCGATGCGGGTACGGGCGAGTTGGTGCAGATTGTGTGCGGTGCGCCGAATGTGAAAGCGGGCATCAAAGTGCCGTGTTCGCTGCCGGGCGCGGTGTTGCCGGGCAATTTCAAAATCAAGCCGACCAAGATGCGCGGCGTGGTGTCGAACGGAATGTTGTGTTCCGCCAAAGAGTTGGGGCTACCTGAAAACGGCGTAGACGGCTTGCTCGTCCTGCCGCAAGACGCTCCTGTCGGCGCAAACATCCGTGAATATCTGGATTTGGACGATACGGTGTTCACGCTGAAAATTACACCGAACCGTGCCGACTGCCTGAGCATCAAAGGCATTGCGCGTGAAGTGTCCGCATTGACGGGTTGCGCGTTCAAGCAGCCTGAAATCCATGCCGCGCCCATTACGGGCAGCCGCAAACAGCCTGTGCAGATTGATGCGCCTGCCGATTGCGGCCGCTTTATCAGCCGCGTGATTGAAAACGTGAACGCGCGCGCCGCTACGCCGGATTGGATGAAGCAGCGTTTGGAGCGCAGCGGTGTCCGCAGTATTTCCGCGCTGGTGGACATTGGCAATTATGTGATGCTGGAAATCGGTCAGCCAATGCATGTTTTTGATGCAGACAAACTTTCAGGCAGCCTGCACATCCGCCGCGCGTGCGAAAGTGAAATGCTGGAATGCCTGAACGAGAAAACCGTCTCTCTGTCTGAAAACACGCTGGTAGTTGCCGACGAAAAAGGTGCGTTGAGCTTGGCAGGTCTGATGGGCGGCGCAGCGAGTGCAGTTTCAGACGACACGCAAAATATCGTGCTGGAAGCGGCTTGGTTTGCGCCTGAAATCATCGCAGGGAAATCGCGCCAATACGGTTTTGGCTCGGATTCGTCGTTCCGCTTTGAGCGCGGCGTGGATTACCGTTTGCAGGCTGATGCTATCGAACGCGCCACCGAATTGGTTTTGCAAATCTGCGGTGGTGAGGCAGGCGAAATGGTAGAAGCGTTGGGCAGGCTACCTGAAAACAAACAGGTTGAATTGCGTTTAGGCCGTCTGAAAACCGTGTTGGGCGTGGACATTCCTGCCGAACAGGTGGAAACCATTTTGCAGCACTTGGGCTTGCAGCCTGAAAAAACGGCGGAAGGCTTCCGCGTTACTGCGCCGAGCTTCCGTTTCGACATCGAAATCGAGGCCGATTTGATTGAAGAAATCGGTCGCGTTTACGGCTATGAAAATATCCCCGACGATTACACGTCAGGCCGTCTGAAAATGTTGGCGCTGCCCGAAACCCGCCGTCCGCGTTTTGCCGTTTATAACGAAATGGCGGCGCGCGGCTACCGCGAAGTGGTCAGCTATGCCTTCGTTGACGAGCAGTGGGAACTCGATTTTGCCGCCAACGCCAACCCCATCCGCCTGCAAAACCCGTTGGCGGCTCAGTATGCCGTGATGCGTTCCACGCTCATTGGTGGCTTGGTGGAAATTCTGCAGAACAATCTGAACCGCAAGCAAAACCGCGTGCGCGTGTTTGAAATTGCCCGCGTGTTCAGCAAAGGTTCAGACGGCCTGTTTGTGCAAAACGAACGCATCGGCGGCCTGTGGTACGGCGCGGTGATGCCCGAACAATGGGGCGAGAAAACGCGCAACGCAGATTTTTACGATATTAAGGCCGATGTGGAAAATCTGTTGAAAAACAAAGCGGTTGAGTTCGTCAAAACCGAACATTCCGCCCTGCATCCCGGCCGCGCTGCCAATATCGTTTCAGACGACCAAGTCATCGGCTTTGTCGGCGAATTGCATCCGAAATGGCTGCAAAAATACGACTTGCCGCAAGCGCCGCTGGTATTTGAAATCGACATGGCTGCCGTGTTAGAACGCGAAAAAACGCGCTATCAGGCAGTATCAAAATTCCAGCCGGTTCGCAGGGATTTGGCGTTTGTCATGCCGGAAACCACCACCTTCGAGCAGTTGCAGGCTGCTTTGCGCGGCGTACAATCGGATTTGATTCGAGAAATTACCTTGTTTGACGTATATCGTGGAGTAGGGCTACCTGAAAACATGAAAAGCATGGCAGTAAAAGTGATTTTGCAGGATACTGAACGTACCTTGACAGATGATATGGTTGAAGAGATCGTACAGAGGTTGATTGCTGCTGCTGAAACTGTTGGTGCACAGTTAAGATAG
- the pheS gene encoding phenylalanine--tRNA ligase subunit alpha — protein MQNAEQITAAGIAAIQNTADQQALELVKAQYLGKTGELNALLKQLGSLPPEEKKTVGAFINECKQRFQVAYDAKRAELAEVKLQAQLAAEALDITLPGRAQENGGLHPVTLTLQRVVELFHGMGFEVADGPEIEDDFHNFQALNIPANHPARAMQDTFYVENGDVLRTHTSPIQIRYMLDKKEPPIRIIAPGRVYRVDSDATHSPMFHQAEGLWVEEGVTFADLKAVFTDFIRRFFERDDLQVRFRPSFFPFTEPSAEIDIMCENGKWLEVSGCGMVHPNVLKNVNIDPEKYTGFAFGIGLDRFAMLRYNMNDLRLFFDNDLNFLKQFAK, from the coding sequence ATGCAAAACGCAGAACAAATTACCGCCGCCGGCATTGCCGCCATCCAAAACACCGCCGACCAGCAAGCCCTCGAGCTCGTTAAAGCCCAGTATCTCGGCAAAACCGGCGAACTCAACGCCCTGCTCAAACAGCTCGGCAGCCTGCCGCCCGAAGAGAAAAAAACCGTCGGCGCGTTCATCAACGAATGTAAGCAGCGTTTCCAAGTCGCCTACGATGCCAAACGCGCCGAGTTGGCCGAAGTCAAACTGCAAGCCCAGCTTGCCGCCGAAGCACTCGATATTACCCTGCCTGGACGCGCGCAGGAAAATGGCGGTCTGCATCCCGTAACCCTGACCTTGCAGCGCGTGGTCGAACTCTTTCACGGCATGGGTTTTGAAGTGGCAGACGGCCCGGAAATCGAAGACGATTTCCACAACTTCCAAGCTTTGAACATTCCCGCAAACCATCCGGCCCGCGCCATGCAGGATACGTTCTACGTTGAAAACGGCGATGTTTTGCGTACACACACTTCCCCAATTCAAATCCGCTACATGCTCGACAAAAAAGAGCCGCCCATCCGTATTATCGCCCCAGGCCGTGTTTACCGCGTGGACAGCGATGCTACGCACTCGCCCATGTTCCACCAAGCTGAGGGCCTGTGGGTGGAAGAGGGCGTAACCTTCGCCGATTTGAAAGCCGTGTTCACCGATTTCATCCGCCGCTTTTTCGAACGCGATGATTTGCAAGTACGTTTCCGTCCGTCTTTCTTCCCGTTTACCGAACCGTCCGCAGAAATCGACATCATGTGTGAAAACGGCAAATGGCTGGAAGTCAGCGGCTGCGGCATGGTGCATCCCAACGTGTTGAAAAACGTGAATATCGACCCCGAAAAATACACCGGTTTCGCCTTCGGCATCGGCCTCGACCGCTTTGCCATGTTGCGTTACAACATGAACGATCTGCGATTGTTTTTCGATAACGATTTGAACTTTTTGAAACAGTTTGCGAAATGA
- a CDS encoding DNA polymerase III subunit chi: MPTVTFYTHVADLETFACRLAKRVVEAGCRVLVWGSSAEQLTTLDRQLWVFEAESFLPHEIWLPEENPCPTEPPILLAEDEALPAADSSLVVLNLSADLWSDAPNTPERVLEIVGHSETQLAAARRRFAAYRNGGFKIEHHNMQGKA, translated from the coding sequence ATGCCCACCGTTACGTTCTACACCCACGTTGCCGATTTGGAAACCTTCGCCTGCCGCCTGGCCAAACGCGTAGTTGAAGCCGGCTGCCGTGTGCTAGTTTGGGGCAGTAGTGCGGAACAGCTGACAACCCTCGACCGCCAACTGTGGGTATTCGAGGCCGAAAGCTTCCTGCCGCACGAAATCTGGCTGCCAGAAGAAAACCCGTGCCCGACAGAACCGCCGATACTGCTGGCCGAAGATGAAGCTCTGCCCGCAGCGGACAGCAGCCTGGTGGTGCTGAATTTATCGGCAGACTTGTGGAGCGATGCGCCGAATACGCCAGAACGTGTGCTGGAAATCGTTGGCCACAGTGAAACCCAGCTTGCCGCTGCCCGCCGTCGTTTTGCTGCCTACCGTAACGGCGGTTTCAAAATCGAACACCACAATATGCAGGGCAAAGCCTAG